A single genomic interval of Lathyrus oleraceus cultivar Zhongwan6 chromosome 7, CAAS_Psat_ZW6_1.0, whole genome shotgun sequence harbors:
- the LOC127103760 gene encoding uncharacterized protein LOC127103760 — translation MSEPKASKKNIVSMDEVKEVERQKDQEVKDKGEDKVYVPPSPYKPPIPCPQRLKQTKIDNQYKKFIKVIEKLHVEIHFTEAITQIPSYAKFLKDILTNKHRLDDPKPLECNSIVENKLAKKEKDPGKFSIPCILVNHVIHKAFLDLGASVRLMPLVVSRRLNLGELQPTKMSLQLSDRSVKYPVGILEDIPYRIEQLYIPTNFMVMDIKEDDEIPILLGRPFLSTARATIHVKRGKLNFEVGDEKIEFILSKFLMAPIIEDSCYAIDIIDECIRELDQERPPETMNYSSTSIREDEEFRLEPHMDGNLYESLALTLNHMTCPKKHL, via the coding sequence ATGAGTGAACCAAAGGCTTCTAAGAAAAACATTGTGTCTATGGATGAAGTAAAGGAAGTGGAGAGACAAAAAGACCAGGAAGTGAAGGATAAGGGAGAAGATAAAGTTTATGTTCCACCCTCTCCTTATAAACCACCAATTCCATGCCCACAAAGACTTAAACAGACAAAAATTGATAACCAATATAAAAAGTTTATAAAAGTGATCGAAAAACTCCACGTAGAAATCCATTTCACCGAAGCCATCACCCAGATACCATCTTATGCTAAATTCCTTAAGGACATCTTGACCAACAAACATAGGCTGGATGATCCCAAACCTTTAGAATGCAACTCCATTGTTGagaataaacttgctaagaaggagaaagatcCTGGGAAATTTTCCATACCTTGTATTTTAGTGAATCATGTTATACACAAAGCGTTCCTAGACTTGGGAGCAAGCGTAAGGCTAATGCCTTTAGTAGTTTCTAGAAGGCTAAACCTAGGAGAATTACAACCGACTAAGATGTCTCTTCAATTATCCGACAGATCTGTAAAATATCCAGTAGGCATATTAGAAGACATTCCATATAGAATCGAacaactttatatcccaacaaATTTCATGGTAATGGACATTAAAGAAGACGACGAAATCCCGATCCTCCTTGGTAGACCCTTCTTATCAACAGCAAGAGCCACAATACATGTTAAAAGAGGAAAACTAAATTTCGAAGTGGGTGATGAAAagatagaatttatactttcCAAATTCCTAATGGCACCAATCATAGAAGACTCTTGTTATGCCATcgatatcattgatgaatgcatAAGGGAGCTAGATCAAGAAAGACCTCCTGAGACAATGAATTATTCCTCGACTTCCATAAGAGAAGACGAAGAATTTAGACTGGAGCCTCACATGGATGGCAACCTTTATGAAAGCTTAGCACTTACCCTGAACCATATGACATGTCCTAAGAAACATCTatag
- the LOC127103759 gene encoding uncharacterized protein LOC127103759, with protein MSDVVKKEVLKLLEAGIIYQISNSRWMSPVHVVPTKGGVTVVENEKGEHVAKRVENGWRMCIDYKKLNKMDTQDFSKFPSTPKIKRKQPLHNLTECLLIDECLLDFAMPLPSSNAV; from the exons ATGAGCGATGTAGTTAAGAAAGAAGTACTGAAACTACTAGAGGCTGGTATAATTTATCAAATTTCAAATAGTAGGTGGATGAGCCCTGTACATGTGGTACCTACAAAAGGAGGTGTCACAGTTGTGGAAAATGAGAAAGGCGAGCATGTAGCTAAACGTGTAGAAAACGGTTGGCGTATGTGCATCGACTACAAAAAACTAAATAAG ATGGATACTCAGGATTTTTCCAAATTCCcatccaccccgaagatcaagagaaaacaacctttacaTAACCTTACAGAATGTTTGCTTATAGACGAATGCCTTTTGGACTTTGCAATGCCCCTGCCATCTTCCAACGctgtatga